One region of Primulina tabacum isolate GXHZ01 chromosome 17, ASM2559414v2, whole genome shotgun sequence genomic DNA includes:
- the LOC142531034 gene encoding large ribosomal subunit protein eL37x-like — protein sequence MGKGTGSFGKRRNKTHTLCVRCGRRSFHLQKSRCSACAYPAARKRTYNWSVKAIRRKTTGSGRMRYLRHVPRRFKTNFREGTEAAPRKKVAAASA from the exons ATG GGGAAGGGAACGGGGAGCTTTGGGAAGAGGAGGAACAAGACTCACACACTGTGCGTAAGGTGCGGCCGCCGCAGTTTTCACCTCCAGAAGAGCCGCTGCTCGGCGTGTGCTTACCCTGCTGCCCGCAAGAGAACAT ACAACTGGAGTGTTAAGGCAATCCGCCGAAAGACCACCGGAAGTGGGCGCATGAGGTATCTTCGCCACGTTCCCCGCAGATTCAAGACCAACTTTAGAGAAG GTACTGAAGCAGCACCGAGGAAGAAAGTTGCAGCTGCTTCTGCTTGA
- the LOC142531899 gene encoding purine permease 3-like: MEVQAAATTAAMRRVFLIINCIILSVGNCGGPLIMRLYFIRGGKRIWFSSWLETGGWPIILIPLLVSYLLRRRNNPGTELFFMKPKVFLAAAVIGILTGFDDYLYAYGVAKLPVSTSSLLIATQLAFTAAFAFLLVKQKFTAYSINSVVLLTVGAVVLGLHSNGDRPQGESDKQYFEGFFMTLGAAALYGLILPMVELMYLKAGKALTYTLVLEIQMVMCFFATAFCTVGMLVNKDFQAIPREAKEYELGVAKYYLVVVWNAVIWQCFFLGAIGIIFYSSSLLSGIVITVLLPVTELLAVIFYHEKFQSEKGVSLFLSLWGFISYFLGEKEKMSKEKKKKKKNDMITESEMSTHHQQSVATP; the protein is encoded by the exons ATGGAAGTTCAGGCCGCCGCCACCACCGCCGCCATGAGAAGGGTCTTCCTAATCATCAACTGCATAATACTATCCGTCGGGAACTGCGGCGGCCCACTGATCATGCGCCTATACTTCATCCGCGGCGGCAAACGGATCTGGTTCTCCAGTTGGCTCGAAACCGGCGGGTGGCCGATTATCCTCATCCCCCTCCTCGTTTCCTACTTGCTCCGCCGCAGAAACAACCCCGGCACCGAGCTCTTCTTCATGAAACCCAAAGTGTTCCTGGCGGCAGCGGTGATCGGAATCTTGACCGGCTTCGACGATTATCTTTACGCATACGGCGTAGCGAAGCTTCCGGTGTCGACTTCCTCCCTGTTAATCGCCACTCAGCTGGCCTTCACGGCGGCGTTTGCTTTCCTCCTCGTGAAGCAGAAGTTCACCGCGTACTCCATTAATTCTGTGGTCCTCCTgacggtgggggcggtggtttTGGGGCTTCACTCGAACGGTGATCGGCCACAGGGGGAGTCGGATAAGCAGTATTTTGAAGGGTTTTTCATGACGTTGGGTGCGGCGGCACTGTACGGCTTGATTCTGCCGATGGTGGAGCTGATGTATTTGAAGGCGGGAAAGGCATTAACATACACTCTTGTATTGGAGATTCAGATGGTGATGTGTTTTTTCGCCACCGCCTTCTGTACAGTGGGCATGCTCGTCAACAAAGATTTCCAG GCAATACCAAGAGAAGCAAAAGAATATGAACTAGGAGTGGCCAAATACTACTTGGTAGTTGTTTGGAATGCGGTAATTTGGCAGTGTTTCTTCTTGGGAGCTATTGGTATAATATTTTACTCATCATCCCTTTTATCGGGCATAGTAATTACAGTGTTACTGCCGGTAACGGAGCTACTAGCCGTGATATTTTACCACGAGAAGTTCCAATCTGAAAAGGGTGTCTCTCTTTTTCTATCTCTTTGGGGATTTATATCATACTTTCTTGGTGAGAAAGAAAAAATGAGcaaggagaagaagaagaagaagaagaatgaCATGATCACAGAGTCTGAGATGAGCACCCACCATCAACAATCCGTCGCTACTCCTTGA